From Longimicrobium sp., one genomic window encodes:
- a CDS encoding GTPase domain-containing protein, which translates to MSLVNYSTREITSKIVYYGPGRSGKTTNLQYIYGQVPEDRRGRMVSLATETDRTLFFDFLPLDLGTISGFQTRFQLYTVPGQVYYDATRKLVLQGADGVVFVGDSQRAQAEENVESFRNLQVNLLEQGVDPRQIPIVLQYNKRDLPDVMSVEEMDDLLNYRDLPRYEARALAGAGVFDTLRGISEQVLRRLSQRFGRGVTAAT; encoded by the coding sequence ATGTCCCTGGTCAACTACTCGACCCGCGAGATCACCTCCAAGATCGTGTACTACGGTCCGGGGCGCTCGGGGAAGACCACCAACCTGCAGTACATCTACGGCCAGGTGCCGGAGGACCGGCGCGGGCGGATGGTGTCGCTCGCCACCGAGACGGACCGCACCCTCTTCTTCGACTTCCTGCCGCTGGACCTGGGCACCATCTCGGGCTTCCAGACGCGCTTCCAGCTCTACACCGTTCCCGGGCAGGTGTACTACGACGCCACGCGCAAGCTCGTGCTGCAGGGCGCCGACGGCGTGGTGTTCGTGGGCGACAGCCAGCGGGCGCAGGCCGAGGAGAACGTGGAGAGCTTCCGCAACCTGCAGGTGAACCTGCTGGAGCAGGGGGTGGACCCGCGCCAGATCCCCATCGTCCTCCAGTACAACAAGCGCGACCTGCCGGACGTGATGAGCGTGGAGGAGATGGACGACCTGCTGAACTACCGCGACCTGCCGCGCTACGAGGCCCGCGCGCTGGCCGGCGCCGGCGTGTTCGACACGCTGCGCGGCATCAGCGAGCAGGTGCTCCGCCGCCTCTCGCAGCGCTTCGGCCGCGGCGTCACCGCGGCCACCTGA
- a CDS encoding DnaA ATPase domain-containing protein: MRFQPDPRFTFDTFVAGPGNQMAAAAARRAAEAPGTSYNPLFVYGAAGVGKSHLLHAVGALSLTVRPDLHVTYRTAQELVDDISSAVSAGTLEAFADELLESDVILIDDAHLLAGKSRTQAELLRVWDEIVWTGTQIVLAAEAAPADLEGVTEEFRGKLAGGLVVDMTPAEPETRVEIVRRAAARRGVELGGGVGEALAGLPLDGARELHAGVDRIGQVQEEERRQVRVSELSSLVGLPRAEHADEFSAFLFDITSTVEQIVETDPWRKKLAEAILRWEGEGFRTRRLEHSLDTDSAFDVDALLAGYAADVEKLRTIAAALAELDSEAAGSAVLKDPDRVAEAEALLLSARAAAERSRPAPPPVDRWYLNNPEKVAWDWLALDDRLIEELA; encoded by the coding sequence ATGAGGTTCCAGCCGGACCCCCGCTTCACCTTCGACACCTTCGTGGCAGGCCCCGGCAACCAGATGGCCGCGGCCGCCGCGCGCCGTGCCGCCGAGGCCCCGGGGACCAGCTACAACCCGCTGTTCGTATACGGCGCCGCCGGCGTGGGCAAGTCGCACCTGCTGCACGCGGTGGGCGCGCTGTCGCTGACCGTGCGCCCCGACCTGCACGTCACCTACCGCACCGCGCAGGAGCTGGTCGACGACATCTCCTCGGCCGTATCCGCCGGGACGCTGGAGGCGTTCGCCGACGAGCTGCTGGAGAGCGACGTCATCCTCATCGACGACGCGCATCTCCTGGCCGGGAAGAGCCGCACGCAGGCCGAGCTGCTGCGCGTGTGGGACGAGATCGTGTGGACGGGTACGCAGATCGTCCTGGCGGCGGAAGCGGCCCCGGCCGATCTCGAGGGCGTCACCGAGGAGTTCCGCGGGAAGCTTGCCGGCGGCCTCGTCGTCGACATGACGCCGGCCGAGCCCGAGACGCGGGTGGAGATCGTCCGCCGGGCGGCGGCGCGGCGCGGGGTGGAGCTGGGCGGCGGCGTGGGCGAGGCGCTGGCCGGCCTGCCGCTGGACGGCGCGCGCGAGCTGCACGCCGGGGTGGACCGCATCGGGCAGGTGCAGGAGGAGGAGCGGCGGCAGGTGCGCGTCTCCGAGCTTTCCTCGCTGGTCGGCCTCCCGCGCGCGGAGCACGCCGACGAGTTCAGCGCCTTCCTCTTCGACATCACCTCCACGGTCGAGCAGATCGTGGAGACCGACCCGTGGCGGAAGAAGCTGGCCGAGGCCATCCTGCGCTGGGAGGGCGAGGGCTTCCGTACGCGCCGCCTGGAGCACTCGCTGGACACCGACTCGGCGTTCGACGTGGACGCGCTGCTGGCCGGGTATGCGGCCGACGTGGAGAAGCTGCGCACCATCGCCGCCGCGCTGGCGGAGCTGGACTCCGAGGCGGCCGGCTCCGCCGTGCTGAAGGACCCCGACCGGGTGGCCGAGGCCGAGGCGCTGCTCCTGTCCGCGCGCGCCGCGGCCGAGCGGTCGCGCCCGGCGCCGCCGCCGGTGGACCGCTGGTACCTGAACAACCCCGAGAAGGTGGCGTGGGACTGGCTGGCGCTGGACGACCGCCTGATCGAGGAGCTGGCCTGA